From the genome of Actinomycetota bacterium, one region includes:
- a CDS encoding DNA primase, translating into MARGRIRDEDIERLRERVDIVEVISDYVQLKKAGRLFKGLCPFHDEKTPSFMVDPAKQLYHCFGCGEGGNVFTFLRKKEGLEFREAVEKLASRVGLTLHYQGGGREAAGVESRRARLYRVNQWAADAYHRVLTEGEAGRKAREYLASRGIGEEAVRQFKLGYAPARWDFLYRQALRSGFEAADFLAVGLGLQGEKGTYDRFRDRVIFPIQDLQDRVVAFGGRTLGDAQPKYLNSPETAIYVKSRHLYALNLARREIVSQGYAILVEGYTDVISLWQAGVRNAVATLGTALGEEHLRLLSRLTQRVILAFDADRAGIGASERGLDFYGDFDLDLRVMLLSEGMDPADFVAAEGPEEFLGRVERSVPLVDFCVGKALREHDPADTNSRLRGVRRAVHLVAGLGRDIDHERHIKEIADWAGSGYQAVYELYERARGGKTGAATVAERNIAVPPQLRAERELLRLLLHHPYMVPREGEGIDPALFEDPDSRDILEALLEASREHRVEGEREQDAGAAGPGGAAGEGPGGAAGEGPAGAWERLVAAAVERLPSERARNAATSLIFDESGNLGSMGAEEARVMYNDLLASLKELYFERQIRRLKKELETLSSAPRRDHEREQELSEEIYALERLKRQVR; encoded by the coding sequence ATGGCGAGGGGAAGGATCCGGGACGAGGACATTGAGCGCCTGCGGGAGCGGGTGGACATAGTCGAGGTCATATCGGACTACGTGCAGTTGAAGAAGGCGGGGCGCCTCTTCAAGGGACTGTGCCCCTTCCACGACGAGAAGACGCCGTCCTTCATGGTGGACCCCGCGAAGCAGCTCTATCACTGCTTCGGGTGCGGCGAGGGCGGCAACGTCTTCACCTTCCTGCGCAAGAAGGAGGGCCTGGAGTTCCGCGAGGCGGTGGAGAAGCTGGCCTCCCGCGTGGGCCTCACCCTCCATTACCAGGGAGGGGGCAGGGAGGCCGCGGGGGTGGAGAGCCGGCGCGCGCGCCTCTACCGCGTCAACCAGTGGGCGGCCGACGCCTACCACCGTGTCCTCACCGAGGGCGAGGCGGGAAGGAAGGCGAGGGAATACCTGGCGTCCCGTGGCATCGGGGAGGAAGCCGTGCGCCAGTTCAAGCTGGGTTATGCCCCCGCCCGCTGGGATTTCCTCTACCGCCAGGCGCTGCGCAGCGGTTTCGAGGCCGCGGATTTCCTCGCCGTCGGCCTGGGCCTGCAGGGCGAGAAGGGCACCTACGACCGTTTCCGGGACCGCGTCATCTTCCCCATCCAGGACCTGCAGGACAGGGTGGTCGCCTTCGGCGGCAGGACGCTGGGTGACGCGCAGCCCAAGTACCTCAACTCCCCCGAGACCGCCATCTACGTGAAGAGCCGCCACCTCTACGCCCTCAACCTCGCCCGGCGCGAGATAGTGAGCCAGGGGTACGCCATACTGGTCGAGGGCTACACGGACGTCATCTCTCTCTGGCAGGCGGGCGTGCGCAACGCCGTGGCCACCCTGGGCACTGCCCTCGGCGAGGAGCACCTGCGGCTGCTCTCGCGCCTCACGCAGAGGGTCATCCTGGCTTTCGACGCCGACCGGGCGGGCATCGGCGCCAGCGAGCGGGGCCTGGATTTCTACGGGGATTTCGACCTGGATCTGCGGGTCATGCTCCTTTCGGAAGGAATGGACCCGGCGGACTTCGTGGCCGCCGAGGGGCCGGAGGAGTTTCTCGGGAGGGTGGAGCGGAGCGTGCCGCTGGTGGATTTCTGCGTGGGGAAGGCGCTGCGGGAACACGATCCCGCGGACACCAACTCCCGCCTGCGGGGAGTGCGCAGGGCCGTCCACCTGGTGGCCGGGCTGGGCAGGGATATCGATCACGAACGCCACATCAAGGAGATCGCCGACTGGGCCGGCTCGGGTTACCAGGCGGTTTACGAACTGTACGAGCGCGCGAGGGGCGGGAAAACGGGTGCGGCGACGGTGGCGGAGAGGAACATAGCCGTGCCGCCGCAACTGCGGGCGGAAAGGGAACTCCTGCGCCTCTTACTGCATCATCCATATATGGTCCCCCGCGAGGGGGAGGGCATCGACCCGGCCCTCTTCGAGGACCCAGACTCCCGCGATATACTGGAGGCCCTGCTGGAGGCGTCCCGGGAACACCGCGTCGAAGGGGAGCGGGAGCAGGACGCCGGAGCGGCGGGTCCCGGCGGGGCGGCGGGCGAGGGTCCCGGCGGGGCGGCGGGCGAGGGTCCCGCGGGAGCTTGGGAACGCCTGGTCGCGGCAGCGGTGGAGAGGCTGCCGTCGGAGCGGGCGCGCAACGCCGCCACGTCGTTAATTTTCGACGAAAGTGGGAATCTTGGTAGTATGGGCGCGGAAGAAGCGCGCGTGATGTATAATGATCTGCTGGCGTCACTGAAGGAATTGTATTTCGAGCGTCAAATAAGGAGATTGAAGAAGGAACTGGAAACGCTCTCCTCCGCTCCTCGCAGGGATCACGAGCGCGAACAGGAGCTCTCGGAGGAGATTTACGCCCTTGAGCGCCTGAAAAGGCAGGTCAGGTAG
- a CDS encoding flavodoxin family protein — protein MYILAVNGSPNREGNTAFLLQEVLAAAREEGVDGRLSHVMDALKGQKNPFCMACSSPCKEACHSKDAGLKELCDALEGAAAVVLGSPVYFGTVSAQLKAFWDKTRAIRSRRTLVGKPAAAVSVGAARFGGQETTVKALHDMLLIQGMSLVGEGTADDDAGHQGVCGQKPVAEDSFALERARILGKRLAREVKKARGAAE, from the coding sequence GTGTACATACTGGCCGTCAACGGAAGCCCCAACCGCGAGGGTAATACCGCCTTCCTCCTGCAGGAGGTGCTGGCGGCCGCGCGGGAGGAGGGAGTGGATGGTAGATTATCCCATGTGATGGACGCCCTGAAGGGGCAGAAGAACCCCTTCTGCATGGCCTGTTCCAGTCCCTGCAAGGAGGCCTGCCACAGCAAGGACGCCGGCCTCAAGGAGCTGTGCGACGCCCTGGAGGGGGCGGCCGCGGTGGTGCTGGGAAGCCCCGTCTATTTCGGCACGGTTTCCGCCCAGCTCAAGGCGTTCTGGGACAAGACGCGCGCCATACGTTCCCGTCGCACGCTGGTTGGAAAGCCGGCGGCGGCGGTGAGCGTGGGGGCGGCCCGTTTCGGCGGCCAGGAGACCACCGTCAAGGCTTTGCACGACATGCTCCTCATCCAGGGCATGAGCCTGGTGGGGGAGGGAACGGCGGATGACGACGCGGGCCACCAGGGAGTGTGCGGCCAGAAACCGGTCGCGGAGGACTCCTTCGCCCTCGAGAGGGCGCGCATACTGGGTAAGCGCCTGGCGCGGGAGGTGAAGAAGGCGAGGGGCGCCGCGGAATAG
- the rpoD gene encoding RNA polymerase sigma factor RpoD — MIAVEDWKDLDYDEIKELLSKGQGRGILTQDEISESLQGLSLTPEQIDHLYVLLDELNVEVVDGPSAESLHELEEEEEEAGESRAASLERDLELAGKAPTNDPVRMYLKEIGKVPLLTAQEEVELAKRIEAGEEASAKLREMGDKLSREEKRALKRQERSGQEAKRKLVEANLRLVVSIAKRYVGRGMLFLDLIQEGNLGLIRAVEKFDFRKGYKFSTYATWWIRQAITRAIADQARTIRIPVHMVETINKLIRIQRQLLQELGREPTPEEIAERMELTPEKVREIIKVSQEPVSLETPIGEEEDSHLGDFIEDSDAVVPVDAASFILLQEQLEDVLNSLSEREREVIRLRFGLTDGHPRTLEEVGREFGVTRERIRQIESKTLAKLRHPTRSAKLRDYLE, encoded by the coding sequence GTGATAGCAGTGGAGGATTGGAAAGACCTCGATTACGACGAGATAAAGGAGCTTCTCTCAAAGGGGCAGGGACGCGGTATCCTCACCCAGGACGAGATAAGCGAGTCCCTGCAGGGGTTGAGCCTTACCCCGGAACAGATCGATCACCTCTACGTCCTCCTGGACGAGTTGAACGTGGAGGTGGTTGACGGTCCCTCCGCCGAGAGCCTGCACGAACTCGAGGAGGAGGAGGAAGAGGCGGGCGAGAGCAGGGCGGCGAGCCTGGAGAGGGACCTTGAGCTGGCCGGAAAGGCCCCCACAAACGACCCGGTGCGCATGTACCTGAAGGAGATCGGGAAGGTCCCCCTGCTCACCGCGCAGGAGGAGGTGGAGCTGGCCAAGCGCATCGAGGCCGGCGAGGAGGCCTCCGCCAAACTGCGGGAGATGGGCGATAAGCTGAGCCGCGAGGAAAAGCGGGCCCTGAAGCGGCAGGAGAGGTCGGGACAGGAGGCCAAGCGCAAGCTGGTGGAGGCCAACCTGCGGCTGGTGGTCTCCATAGCCAAGCGCTACGTGGGAAGGGGCATGCTCTTCCTGGACCTCATCCAGGAGGGGAACCTGGGGCTCATCCGCGCGGTGGAGAAGTTCGACTTCCGCAAGGGATACAAGTTCTCCACCTATGCCACCTGGTGGATCCGTCAGGCCATCACCCGGGCCATCGCCGACCAGGCGCGCACCATCCGTATCCCCGTGCACATGGTGGAGACCATAAACAAGCTCATCCGCATACAGAGGCAGCTCCTGCAGGAGTTGGGGAGGGAACCGACCCCCGAGGAGATCGCCGAGCGCATGGAGCTGACCCCGGAGAAGGTGCGCGAGATCATCAAGGTCTCGCAGGAGCCCGTCTCCCTCGAGACACCCATAGGCGAGGAGGAGGATTCCCACCTGGGTGATTTCATCGAGGACTCCGACGCGGTGGTTCCCGTGGACGCCGCCTCCTTCATCCTCCTGCAGGAGCAGCTGGAGGACGTGCTCAATTCCCTCAGCGAGCGGGAAAGGGAGGTCATCCGGCTCCGCTTCGGCCTGACGGACGGCCACCCCCGCACCCTGGAGGAGGTGGGGAGGGAGTTCGGCGTGACCCGTGAGCGCATCCGCCAGATAGAGTCCAAGACGCTGGCCAAGCTCCGCCACCCCACGCGCTCCGCCAAGCTCCGCGACTACCTCGAGTAG
- a CDS encoding deoxyguanosinetriphosphate triphosphohydrolase, whose amino-acid sequence MGVREDIERWEEEWLSPRATRSRESRGRERMEEPDPLRTCFMRDRDRIVHSKSFRRLKHKTQVFLAPEGDHYRTRLTHTLEVSQISRTIARALRLNEDLTEAIALGHDLGHTPFGHMGEEAFRDLTPTPFRHNEQSLRVVEKLEYDGKGLNLTWEVRDGILNHTGKSPLPATLEGRVVRIADRIAYVNHDIDDAVRAGILSEEELPRAALEVLGRRHNQRIDTLVRDMVEASGDGEDIRQSEEVAAALDELRDFLFERVYVGSVAKQEEDKAIMVLRSLFHFYLEHPEEMPEEFRRGEDDLRVRVCDYVAGMTDRYAMRKYHEHFLPHVWVGDL is encoded by the coding sequence ATGGGCGTGCGAGAGGACATAGAGCGCTGGGAAGAGGAGTGGCTTTCCCCCCGCGCCACGCGCAGCCGCGAGAGCAGGGGCCGCGAGCGCATGGAGGAGCCGGACCCGCTGCGCACCTGCTTCATGCGGGACCGCGACCGTATAGTGCACAGCAAGTCCTTCCGCCGCCTCAAGCACAAGACCCAGGTCTTCCTGGCTCCGGAGGGCGACCATTACCGCACCCGCCTCACCCATACCCTTGAGGTGAGCCAGATCTCCCGCACCATCGCGCGCGCCCTGCGCCTCAACGAGGACCTCACCGAGGCCATCGCCCTGGGGCATGACCTGGGCCACACCCCCTTCGGGCACATGGGGGAGGAGGCCTTCCGCGACCTCACCCCCACCCCCTTCCGCCATAACGAGCAGAGCCTGCGGGTGGTGGAGAAGCTGGAGTACGACGGGAAGGGGTTGAACCTCACCTGGGAGGTGAGGGACGGTATCCTCAACCACACGGGCAAGAGCCCCCTTCCAGCCACCCTCGAGGGAAGGGTGGTGCGTATAGCCGACCGCATCGCCTACGTCAACCACGATATAGACGATGCCGTGCGCGCGGGCATCCTCAGCGAGGAGGAACTTCCCCGTGCCGCCCTGGAGGTACTGGGCCGACGGCACAACCAGCGCATTGACACCCTGGTGAGGGACATGGTGGAGGCGAGCGGCGACGGGGAGGACATCCGCCAGAGCGAGGAGGTGGCGGCGGCCCTGGACGAACTGCGCGATTTCCTCTTCGAGAGGGTTTACGTGGGCTCGGTCGCCAAGCAGGAGGAGGACAAGGCCATCATGGTCCTGCGCAGCCTCTTCCACTTCTACCTCGAGCACCCGGAGGAGATGCCCGAGGAATTCCGCCGCGGAGAGGATGACCTGAGGGTGAGGGTCTGCGACTACGTGGCCGGCATGACGGACCGCTACGCCATGCGCAAATACCACGAGCACTTCCTGCCCCACGTCTGGGTGGGGGACCTTTAA